The following coding sequences are from one Diabrotica virgifera virgifera chromosome 2, PGI_DIABVI_V3a window:
- the LOC114327646 gene encoding uncharacterized protein LOC114327646: MPPKRKGGQEKKLEREKKKRCEIAKKCHSLDNLLNSYSVPSTSGVESDINTEKQEQEQKSEENLPVSETKFETELKLSEDSDDDIETSDESDSEANVKKALKDEEALLKLGQPEETESGNFFDRPDPNKLQLFFEFHPKVPVAQKDVPFNVEKAFTRNNKTKRKWLSYSEERKALFCTICLAYSVESNKDQSSAFVRGMSDWKHVYQRINEHESSISHGKNCETYFMYIKNQTIEKILFGNVVEMRNKKVASNRHVLDVIIDVIKLIGKRGLSYRGTANEAAYNLENENLDHGNFLEIILLLSKFDVILKKHLDAIVKKSKSYHNRKIKRRAGNFYTFLSKTTVNSIIVIITEIILKKISSEIQTATMFSIEIDSTQDISVTDQCSFVTRYVYNGTIHERLLAVVPCHNSTGKGFHTMIHDILVKNGLDEKNCIADSTDGAANMQGRYSGFSSFMVQENSNHVHVWCYAHILNLVLTDIFKSHIKAASFFSLLNCIAAFFKESHQRMGYWLDIGNNARSQKLQLIGETRWWSKEAALSKIFGNFNEPNKALYVDLIDILNTIENSQKIKPDARATAANYKAQLLKYENILIGHIFLKLFSITGPLSRYIQTTGLDLLKCNFMVNDSILSLKKMQRNFPDIEASADKFVGWAKLSFERRDFEIFIEEQLPEFRSKKKKKFFDEKTSDEIPVSPKENFRIVFFNVIADTAVESISRRFANNAELCRDLNILDPNNFEEIAKGELPENSLKILSEKLIQFDSSATPAKLKEELASFASNWKHIKLTIEDSYEINYARLDVGLDDSSSAQSDVDEDDCITKQSTKSRVCIESNKCQNCVICCYGSILKYNLFKGAYSTLVLAYQYILSLPISQVACERSFSTLKLIKNRLRNSLSDNRLESFMLMNIENDILSDINNDEIINRLGQTTKLMKDALMY, from the exons aTGCCACCAAAACGAAAAGGAGGACAAGAAAAAAAACTAGAAAGGGAGAAGAAAAAAAGATGTGAAATAGCAAAAAAATGTCACTCTTTGGATAATTTGCTCAATAGTTATTCTGTTCCTTCAACTTCAGGGGTAGAAAGTGATATTAACACGGAAAAACAAGAGCAAGAGCAAAAATCCGAAGAAAATTTACCGGTTTCAGAAACTAAATTTGAAACTGAGTTAAAGCTGTCAGAGGACTCGGACGACGACATAGAGACAAGTGATGAAAGCGATAGTGAAGCTAATGTAAAAAAGGCACTTAAAGACGAAGAGGCGCTACTAAAGCTGGGACAGCCGGAAGAGACAGAATCTGGCAATTTCTTCGACCGTCCCGATCCCAATAAATTACAGCTATTTTTTGAATTCCATCCAAAGGTACCTGTCGCACAAAAAGATGTACCTTTCAATGTGGAAAAAGCGTTTACGcgtaataataaaacaaaaaggaAATGGTTGAGCTATAGTGAAGAAAGAAAGGCACTTTTCTGCACAATTTGTCTTGCTTATTCAGTTGAGAGTAATAAAGATCAAAGTTCTGCTTTTGTAAGAGGTATGTCTGATTGGAAACATGTATATCAGCGAATAAATGAGCATGAAAGTTCAATCAGTCATGGAAAAAACTGCGAAACATATTTCatgtatattaaaaatcaaacaattgaaaaaatactttttggaaACGTTGTTGAAATGAGAAATAAAAAAGTTGCAAGCAATCGGCACGTTTTGGATGTTATTATTGATGTTATAAAACTAATTGGCAAACGAGGACTTTCTTATCGGGGCACAGCAAATGAAGCTGCATACAATCTAGAAAATGAAAACCTAGATCATggtaattttttggaaataatctTACTTTTATcgaaatttgatgttattttgaaGAAACATTTGGAcgccattgttaaaaaaagcaaAAGTTATCACAATAGAAAAATCAAACGTCGAGCTGGAAATTTCTACACATTTTTGTCAAAAACTACTGTAAATTCAATCATTGTCATAATCACAGAAATTATTCTAAAGAAGATTTCTTCAGAGATACAGACTGCCACTATGTTCTCTATAGAAATAGACAGCACTCAAGATATTTCAGTAACAGACCAATGTTCATTTGTAACAAG gtATGTTTACAACGGAACAATTCACGAACGCCTTCTTGCAGTTGTTCCTTGTCACAATTCAACAGGGAAGGGATTTCATACCATGATTCATGACATACTGGTAAAAAATGGTTTGGATGAAAAAAATTGTATTGCTGACTCTACTGATGGGGCGGCTAATATGCAAGGGAGATATTCGGGATTCTCCAGTTTCATGGTCCAGGAAAATTCAAATCATGTTCATGTTTGGTGTTATGCGCATATTTTAAATCTTGTTCTGACAGACATTTTTAAATCCCACATTAAGGCCGCATCATTTTTTTCATTACTGAATTGTATAGCAGCATTTTTTAAAGAATCTCATCAACGCATGGGTTACTGGTTGGACATTGGCAACAATGCTAGATCACAGAAACTTCAGTTGATAGGAGAAACTCGTTGGTGGTCAAAGGAAGCAGCGCTCAGTAAAATTTTTGGTAATTTTAATGAACCTAATAAAGCACTGTACGTTGATTTAATTGACATTCTTAATACAATTGaaaattcacaaaaaattaagCCAGATGCAAGAGCGACTGCTGCAAATTACAAAGCACAATTACTGAAATACGAAAATATTTTAATTGGGCACATATTCTTAAAACTGTTCTCTATAACAGGCCCTTTATCAAGATATATTCAGACAACAGGGTtagatttattaaaatgtaactTTATGGTTAATGATTCTATactgagtttaaaaaaaatgcaacgAAATTTTCCAGACATTGAAGCATCTGCAGATAAATTTGTAGGGTGGGCTAAACTCTCTTTTGAAAGGAGAGACTTCGAAATTTTTATTGAAGAACAATTGCCCGAGTTTCgatcaaaaaagaaaaagaaattctTTGATGAGAAAACTTCTGATGAAATCCCAGTAAGCCCAAAAGAAAAttttagaattgttttttttaacgTTATTGCGGATACTGCAGTAGAATCAATCAGTAGAAGATTTGCAAACAACGCTGAATTATGTAGGGATCTGAACATTTTAGATCCAAATAATTTTGAAGAAATCGCCAAAGGTGAGCTACCTGAGAATTCTCTAAAAATATTGTCAGAAAAATTAATACAGTTTGATTCTTCTGCAACTCCTGCAAAGTTGAAAGAAGAGTTAGCAAGCTTTGCAAGTAACTGGAAACATATTAAATTAACAATTGAAGATTCATATGAAATAAATTATGCTAGACTTGATGTGGGGTTAGACGACTCTTCTTCTGCACAGTCAGATGTAGACGAAGATGACTGTATAACAAAACAGAGTACAAAATCAAGGGTGTGCATCGAATCTAACAAATGTCAGAACTGTGTCATTTGTTGCTACGGttcaattttaaaatataatttgtttaagGGGGCTTATTCCACGCTGGTATTGGCTTATCAATATATACTTTCATTGCCCATCTCGCAAGTGGCATGTGAACGATCGTTTTCAACTTTAAAATTGATCAAAAATAGATTAAGAAACTCCTTGTCTGATAATAGACTCGAGTCGTTCATGCTGATGAATATTGAAAATGATATACTGAGCGATATCAACAATGATGAAATTATTAATCGTTTGGGTCAAACAACCAAATTAATGAAGGACGctttaatgtattaa
- the LOC126880713 gene encoding uncharacterized protein LOC126880713 yields NKILFFRYLATGDTFYTIGHSFRVGFSTVSAIVVEVCEALCRNLQHIYLPEPTTKIWKKSEEGFRNTWRFPNCIGSIDGKHVTIKCPDKTGSNYWCYLNKFSTVLMAIVGPDYRFISVDIGGFGKNSDGGIFEASNMGRRFETNQMGVPEPKNLPGQNELPPMS; encoded by the coding sequence AACAAAATACTCTTTTTTAGGTATCTGGCTACCGGAGATACATTTTATACAATAGGCCATAGTTTTAGAGTCGGGTTTTCGACTGTAAGTGCCATAGTTGTAGAAGTTTGTGAAGCTTTATGTAGAAATTTGCAACATATTTACTTGCCCGAACCAACtacaaaaatatggaaaaaatctgAAGAAGGTTTTAGAAATACCTGGCGATTCCCAAATTGTATTGGTAGCATCGATGGCAAGCATGTTACTATCAAGTGTCCAGACAAAACAGGATCTAATTATTGGTGTTATTTGAATAAGTTTTCTACAGTATTAATGGCTATTGTTGGCCCAGATTATAGATTCATTTCAGTTGATATTGGCGGTTTTGGTAAAAACAGCGACGGTGGAATATTCGAAGCTTCCAACATGGGAAGAAGATTTGAAACAAATCAGATGGGTGTACCTGAGCCGAAAAATCTCCCAGGCCAGAATGAACTTCCCCCCATGTCTTAA